The following is a genomic window from Paenibacillus thiaminolyticus.
CCATACGGTTCCGTCTTTTTTTAGCGCGGCATAGTTCATCATAAATCTACTTTCCCCGTCCCTGCCCTCGAACGAGAACTGTTTCACATCCTGCAAGCCCGGAATTTGCTTAAGCCTAGCTGTATAGAATGGATCGGAAGCATGAAGTGGATAACCGAAGATATCCCAATACCATACGGTTCCGTCCTTTTTTGCTAGAAGTATATTCCCATCAAGAATGTCGAAATCCTCGCCGATACGTGTATATTCCTGTTCGCTAACGGCACTTATGTCATTCCCTTTGGCTTGCACCGAACCTGAATGAGACGTGAGGATTAACATAAGGCTTAACACCGCTGCCATCAATCGTTTCATTGTCGCCCTCCGCTAGAAATTCTCTTGTCAATCTCAATATTCTGCCTTCCGGATTCCCAACAGTAAGGCGATTGCCTGTCTTTCTTTTTCAATTTGGTTTCCCTCTCTTTTTTCTATTATTTCTCCTAATCCTTTCATCGGTTAAAAAGAGTTTAGATTTCACTTTCACCAAATTATTCATAATATATTCACTTGCCATAGTCAATGATTAATCCAAAGAATACCCCTTGGCATCATCCGAATCCCGGAAGGTCCGACAACCATACTAGCGACCGGAGTTCCATAACTCAACAGGCAGAGGAGCTTGCTTATATGCAAGCTCCTCTCTCTTAAGCGGCGCCACGGTCAATAGACCTCATAGCTTTGTCCCGTCTGCGCGCCTTCCACGCTCTAGCGATAGGCCAGCGCGACCTGCCGCACGGGAACAGGATCGAAGCCGGGAAAGATCTAAGCTGAGAACCGCCATGCGGCGCTGCGGTTGCCATGCATACAGATAGGCCGGGAAAAGAAATGTCTCATCCGAGCTCTCGTATGCAGCCGGATGAGACCGGGGAGCGTTCCTTTATTCTCCTGTCCGGGCGCGATCTCCGACGAAGGCGGAGCCTGAATGGACCGCAGCCTGGCTGTCTTCGTGGACCGCGTTGCCGGCCGGCTTCTCCTGCCCGCCCACATTGAGCCCAATGACGCCCAAAATAATGAGCAGAATCGAGACGCCTTTGAGCAGCGTCATCGACTCCTGGAACACCAGATATCCAATGACCGCGATCGCGGCCGTTCCGAGACCCGACCAGATCGCGTAGGCGACGCTGACCGGCACCTGCTTCAACGATAAGTTCAAGCTCGAGAACGCCAAAATATAAAAGACAATCATGAACACGGAAGGCCATAGCTTCGTAAATCCTTGCGACAGCTTCATCGATACCGTGCCGGCTATTTCGAGCACAATGGCGAAGAACAAATATACCCAATGCATGATGTGACGCTCACTCCTTTTTCCACATGGCCATGGCCGTCTCGAAATCTCGCGTTCTCGAACTCCACGGTAATGATGGAACTATAATATATTTTCCGGTACCACTTAGGCAGTATAGTATGCGGCTATTCCCGCTGTCAACTGGAAATGTGGTAATTCGGCTTCGAATCGATGTCTTGACTTCAGACGAAGGCGAACTTCGACAGGGCATGCCAGCCTCCGCACCCATGTGAAAAAGCGTGAAAACAGCTGCCCCTGCTGCTTGCGGATAACCGCTTCCACGCTTCGCCATTCCCTCTTCATGTAAAAGCAAACGGTCATAGTCATCTGTCATGTTCCCGCTTCTGTTATTCCTCGAACAGCTTCTCTCCCCGATGCAGTCGCCAGGCGATGCGCGCCGTATGCGGCAGCTCCCGCGCTGTCGGCGAATGGGCGGCCAAATAACGCGTCAATGCAAGCAGCATCGTCTGCTTCGCCTGTGCAGCCAGCGGTCCGCTCTCGGTGTCCCAGCGGTCATACTCCGCGCTCGCCGCCTCGTACATCTGGTACGAATGGAATTCCGCGTCCTCCCTTAACAGGGCGTGGCCGAGCGTGTTGAACAAGGCATCAATGTCCCCATTCTGACGCAAATACTGGGCCAGCCACTCGCCGGCTTCCGCCACTTGCTGCTGCCGATCGAGCAGCTTGAGGAGCCAGCCCGGATCGGTCGAATTCGGGTTCGCTTCTGCGTGCTCACCGTTCGGCCGGCGGGCGGCCGGAACGTTAAGGAAGCGATCCAGGTATACGGTGACGGCGGCGTAATAGATGGCGCGCACCGTGAAGACGTTGGCGCTCCGACGCAGCGTCTCATGGACGGCATGCGCGTGCGTGAACGTATGCAGCACCGTAATCCAATCTCCGAACTCGTTCTGGGTATGGAAGCGGGTGATCCGCTCCGCGGCTGCGAGAGCGATGATCTGGGCCAGCCGCACGGGAGAGCGTCCGGTTCGCAGCGCATGCGTGAGCGCCTCGATCGTCTGAAGCGGCTGGTCACCGAGAAGCAAGGCCAGGAGCTGCTGTTCCTCTTCTTCGGCCTCCTGCGGCGTGCCCCCGGTCGAAGCAGGCGTCTCCGCGGCGGACCAGGTCATGCCCTCCAGCTCCCGGAAGGCTTCCCGCAGCGGATCGACGAGATTGACCGGCGATTGCCAATGCTGCAGTTCCTCGCTGCGGGCAGCGCGGGCCGGCAGCGGCACGAGCGAGCTGAGGACGCGCACAGCGGAATCGCTGCCGATATGCTGCAAGATTTCGAACGCCTTGTTATGGAAATCGAGCGTATGTCCCCCGTCCATATAGAAGTGATCGGTAACCGCAGTCATCATCATCGACATAAGCCCGTTCGGCTCCATGCCGCTGGCAATCGCGCTGGCCAGCACCCGTTCGGCGCCGCGGACATCGCGAACTTCCATGCATCTCCGATACCAGGCCGACAGATGCTCTGTCGCCTGCTGCTCCGTCTCCGGCAGCGGCTGCTGCAGGAAGCGCGCCGGCTGTCCGGCGCAGTCCCGCGCCACGCTGGCAAGGCCGTGATATAGGGCAAGAATGCGCCCGTATTTGTCCAGCTTCGGCAGCACATTCACCATCGCCGCCAAGATGGTAAGGCCCGAGCTCCAGCCGGCGGAGCGGTATGTCGTCCCGAATTCGACGCCCACCCTCGCGATGTCCGCCGCAGGGACGCCCGACTCGACAAGCGCGACGACGCTCTTCGCAATCACGAGGGACAGGTTCTGCTCCATCCCCTCCCGCAAGCGCCTAAGCTGCTTCTCCACGCAGCTCGCGACCTGGGGCCTCGGATCGACCCATACGCTTCCCTGCTCGACCTTGACCCGGTGCACAGGCACATCGTCAGCCCAAGGGTCCAGCGTGCCGCCGCTGCATACGTCGAACCGGGCATGATGCCAGTGGCAGGTCAGAATGCCGTCGCAGAGACTGCCCATATGAAGCGGAAATCCCATGTGCGGGCAGCGGTTGTCCACGGCATACACTTCATCGGCATGCACGAACACCGCAATGCCGCCCTTAATCACCTTGGCTCCCTGTTCCTGAAGCTCTTCCCATGTTCCTGCAAGCAGCCAGTCCGTCATCAATTATCCCTCCTCTGTTCAGTCTACTCTCTCAGAGTTAAGAAATTGCCCTTGATTTGCGGAATCAGGCCGCGATGAACGCGCTCTCCGCTTTATCTCCTCCTTTCCTTACTCGATATAATAAATATGCCGGGATGGCAGCTCCAGGCAGTTGAGCCTTCCACCGTATACGCAGCCGCCGTCGATGCCGATAATCGAATTGGTTCCAAAATAAACCTCGTCCGAATCATGCAGCAACTTCGTGGGGGAATGACCGAATATGACCGTCTTCGGGCCGCTGTAGCCCTTATGAAATTCCCCGCGTATCCAGACCAGCTTATGCGGATCGCAATCCGCCAACGGTATCCCCGGCTCCACTCCCGCATGGACGAATATATAATCATCCGTCTCATAATAGTAGGGCAGCTTGTCCACGAATGAGATGGCATCCAGCAATTCATCGGTCCAGCGGATAGCTGCCGGCTGCCCCTCTGCTTCTTCCTCCGCATAGCCGTAGCTCAGCAGCGTCTGCTTCGCCCCGTTGCGGAACCAGCGCTCGACCGCCTTTTCCTCATTGCGGTACGCGTCGAGCATCATTTTCTCATGATTGCCCATCAGGACGATGGCCCCCAACTGCTGCAGCTCCCGCACCTTAGCGAGCACTTCTCTTGAATGCGGGCCACGGTCAATATAATCGCCCAGCAGCAAAAGCTGATCGCGATTCACGTCATAGCAGGCCATCTCCAGCAAACGCTCGAACTTTTCCAATTCTCCATGAATATCGCTAATGACAAGCATTCGCTCCATCGTATCGATCCCTTCCTTCTCTTTCCATCGTACCATGAGCGAATATTTCCTATCCAGCCTTGCATGCATAATATTTTCCGTTCTTGTCCTTATCCCGGAATCCGGCTTCCACTCTCTCAGGAGACCTCTGTCTTCGTCATGCTTATTGGTGAAGCAGCACACCGACCCGTTGCTGCTTGCTGCCGTTCCGGTATCTCGCCTTCTGGAAGAGCACAATGTATTTGTCAAGCCGCTGACTTTCCCGGATTGCCCTTTCATTCAGCAGATCATTATTTTCCATCGCCAGATGGACCATTCGCGCTCGGATCTGTTCGATTTTGCACATCAGATCTTGTAAATCCGTCTCTTCCACTTCCGGCTCCAGCCTGCTCATCATCCATTCTCCGCCAGGAGCCGACAGCTCATTTCGATGAAGGAGCGCTCCCCGTTCCGCCATTCTGCAGGAACCGCCCTTATTCACGTCTTCCATCTCCTACTATTGCCCTCCCTCAAGCAACATGATTTGACAATTCCAATTATAAGCAATTATTCCTTCGTCATCCTAGTTAAAAAAAGTTAATAATCCCGTCGAATCATCACTTTTCATTCCAATTTGAGCCATAAAAAGACACTTCCCAGCAGGGAAGTGCCCAGCCATCCTTTTCAAGATTACTTACCTTGATAACGTTATGAAAATGAACGGAGTTACACTTCAAGTCCCGCTCCGTGATTGTACATATGCAAGGTTTTCGAGCCGTCTGTTATCGAATGATAGAGTTTCCGTTGCTGTTCTGATGCATATTGCCGATATTTTTCAAATAACATCATGCTTCGATAGGCAGAGCCTGGCTGATTGTTAAGGAACGATAGCTTCACACACCGCAGGATTCCATCTATCCCCCTGTCGAATCGTTGTCTCATGAACTCATATGTGGCGTAGTTGTACAGAAAGTTAAGAAGCCGCTCTATGTAAATGATGCTCCCGCTATCCTTAAGCTGACAAATCTGCTTCGAAAATCTGTCCAAAACATGATCAACACAAAATCCATACTCCGAAGCGGACATCAGTATCGGGTTCAATCCCGGCAGCAATTCTGCCGGATGCTCGGCCAAATAATCCGCATATGGGTCAACGGCATTCTCGTTGCCCCTGCTTACTTCAAGCGTGTACAAATTGCCTCGTGCCCACAGCTTGAACTTCTCTATAAATGCAAGTCCCGCTTCATCCACCACTTCAAACCAATCCAAATTCTCATAGCCTTGTACATATTGCAGCGCCTCGGTGTACCTCTTGCATCTCTCCAGCACATTTCCCTTCATCAAATATCCTTCGCCATAATAGGCCACCAGCGGGAATTCGGATGGAGACAGCTTCGGGTCATTCCCCTTCTTCCGCTCTCGACTCATATATTGATATACTGTCGTTGCCAGCTCGCGCAGCTCATCTGCGTACTGTTCCGCTCGCCTCCATTGATATAAGCTGTAGCATACATTGCCCAAATAATGCAGCGCTTCAAGCTGGAGATGCTCCTGCAGCCGCTTCCGATAAGGAGAGAAGGCGATGACCGCTTCCCAGTTCTTCTGCGCATCCCGGCCGATCGACGCCCGGAACATCCGGTAGTGGCTCATAATGAGCCGCTCCGCAAAATTGTCCTTCTCGTTCTCTATCACATATTGATAGAAAGGCACAGCCGCCTGCACCTGACCCTTCGCATACAGTTCCTCCGCGACATCGTACAGCAACGCCAATGCAACCCGTGGCGTGTCCAGCATCTTCGCTATGATACTCTCAATGTAATCGAGGCGGTCCAACTCGGCGCAGCGGACCAGATAGGAGCGCACGCGCTTGTTCGACAGCCGCTCCTCGCCGCTTCGCAGCTTCCCGTTCCCACTCTTGAAGCATTCCTCGTAATATAAGTCGTATAGCCAGCCCGGCTCTTCTCCGAAAGCGGCAGCCAGCTTGTCCAACTGCTCCACCGTCATCGGACGTGGCGGATTCCCATTCAGCACCATGCTGAGATGCCCTTGATTAACGCCTGACAATTCGCTTACCTTCAGGAGCGTATATCCCTTCTCCTTAATCTTCTTGTCGATCTCCGACCGCAAAGCTCTGTATTGCCCAGCCATAGACATAACCTGCGATCTGCCTCCTGACAATCGAGCGAATGATTCGGCATCCTTCGACATGATCTGAGTAATTTTATTCATTTTTCCTTTTTTCCCCTTAATAGTATCATTATTTCATATCATTGTAAATGACATTTTCCCATAAAATTCATTCCTTATGCGTGGATTTGAAAGTATGATAGAGTATGTTAACTAGGAGATTTCCAGACTATCATCGGCATGACAGAAAGGGGCTTTATTCCGTATCTATGAATTCAGACATCATTATTACGCTTATTATATTGGCCGCTGCAGCGATTCTCTTCATGACAGGGAAGATCCGATCGGATCTGGTCGCCATCTGTTCCCTAATCCTGCTCGTCCTGCTTGGAATATTGACGCCGAACGAAGCGTTGTCCGGCTTCTCTAATTCCGTCGTCATCATGATGATCGGCTTGTTCATCGTCGGAGGCGGGATCTTCCAGACCGGGCTCGCCAAGCTGGCCAGCGGCAAGATGCTTCAGCTCGCGGGCGGCAGCGAGACGCGTCTGTTGATTACCGTTATCCTGGCCACGTCGCTAATCGGCGCCTTCGTCAGCAATACCGGCACCGTCGCCGTCATGCTGCCCATCGTCGTCAGCATGGCCGCCAGTGCCAATATCAGCCCGGGACGCCTGTTGATGCCGATCGCGTTCGCCAGCAGCATGGGCGGCATGCTGACTCTAATCGGGACGCCGCCCAACCTGGTCATCAGCGAGACGCTCGCCCAGGCGGGGTTCGATGAGCTGTCCTTCTTCTCCTTCACCCCGATCGGGATCGTCTGCCTCCTGATCGGCACCGGTCTTCTGCTGCTTCTGAGCAGGCTGCTTCCGAAGGAACAAGGCGAAGGGCGCGGCAAGCGGAACGCGCGATCGCTGCACGAGCTTGCCCGGCAGTACCAGTTGTCCCAGAACCTGTACCGCGTGCAGGCCGGCGACGAAGCGACGATTGTATCCCGATCGCTGCAGGAGCTGGATATTCCGAACCAATATCAGGTTCATATTATCGAGATTCGCCGCCGGACATCGAACAAGAACCCGTTCTTCAAGACGATCAATCAAGAGATTGCCGGTCCGGCGACCGTCATCCATGACAAAGATATTCTGTATGTATATGGACCGTTCCACCGCGTGCAAGCATTCGCCGAGGCGTGCGGGCTTCATCTGCTTGACCATCGGGCCGCCGAGATCGAGCAAGCTGCCGAACCGAATACCGAGCGGTACGCTTCGGATCAGATCGGCATCGCCGAGGTGCTGCTGCCGCCCAATTCCCCGCTGCTTAATCTGCAGGTGAAGCAGTCGGGATTCCGCGAGAAATACCAGCTCAATATATTGGCGATTCAGCGCAAAGGAGAGTATTTGCTGCATCAGCTCAAGGACGAGAAAATCCGGTTCGGCGATGCCCTGCTCGTTCAGGGGACATGGAAAAGCATCGCTCGGCTGTCAAGGGAGGAGTCGGATGTGGTCGTCGTCGGCCAGCCGCTGGAGACGGCAGCTGCGATGCCTATGAACCATAAAGCGCCGCTCGCGGCCGGCATCATGCTCTTCATGATCGCGCTGCTCATTCTGGAGATATTCCCGGCCGTCATCTCCGTCATGATCGCAGCCGTCCTGATGGTAGCCACGGGATGTCTTCGCGGAATGGAATCCGCCTACAAGACGATTAACTGGGAGAGCATCGTCCTGATTGGCGGCATGATTCCGATGTCCATCGCGATCGAGAAGACAGGCGCGGCAGCCCTGCTCTCGCAGAAGCTCGTGCTGACCCTCGGGAATATCGGGCCGTTCGCCTTGCTCGCCGGCATCTATTTTACGACGTCGATCCTGACGCTCTTCATCAGCAATACCGCATGCGCTGTCCTGGTCGCGCCGATCGCGATGACCGCTGCGATGCAGTTGGGCGTCAATCCGCATCCGTATCTGTTCGCCGTCGCGATTGCCGCCAGCATGTGCTTCGCCGTCCCGTTCTCGACCCCGCCCAACGCGTTGGTCATGTCGGCCGGCAAATATTCCTTCATGGACTATATCCGGGTGGGATTGCCGCTTCAGTTGCTGCTTGGCATTGCCATGGTAGCGCTGCTGCCGCTCTTTTTTCCGTTTTGAAAGCTAGCAAACGATCTCTCATTCGACAATCTCGTATTTCTATCAACAAAATGGGATATATTGTATGTACGTTCCATCTCAAAGATGATAGAATGAACCATAGAATAGATACGCTAAAAATGGATAATGGCAAACCCTAGCGAAAGCAGGGGACGCAAAGCCACGGGTCTAATGCATGCACGCATGCGATGATAGCCGGGTTGCCCTAATTGCGACAGTTGTTGCGTCTTTTTGGCGCCGCCTTTAGGGTGGCGCTTTTTTAATTGCAAGAGCGCCCCCGTTTATCATCTCATTCTAGCGTAGTTTAATTTCGTTATGGAATGGGGAGATAGCTATGGGTACACATCAATATACGACCGAACACAACGATAACTCAACCGTGAATAGCCAACCTAAAAGAACAGCGAGACGGCATGCATCGGCACTCCTCTGCG
Proteins encoded in this region:
- a CDS encoding metallophosphoesterase family protein, producing the protein MERMLVISDIHGELEKFERLLEMACYDVNRDQLLLLGDYIDRGPHSREVLAKVRELQQLGAIVLMGNHEKMMLDAYRNEEKAVERWFRNGAKQTLLSYGYAEEEAEGQPAAIRWTDELLDAISFVDKLPYYYETDDYIFVHAGVEPGIPLADCDPHKLVWIRGEFHKGYSGPKTVIFGHSPTKLLHDSDEVYFGTNSIIGIDGGCVYGGRLNCLELPSRHIYYIE
- a CDS encoding DMT family transporter, which gives rise to MHWVYLFFAIVLEIAGTVSMKLSQGFTKLWPSVFMIVFYILAFSSLNLSLKQVPVSVAYAIWSGLGTAAIAVIGYLVFQESMTLLKGVSILLIILGVIGLNVGGQEKPAGNAVHEDSQAAVHSGSAFVGDRARTGE
- a CDS encoding SLC13 family permease, with the protein product MNSDIIITLIILAAAAILFMTGKIRSDLVAICSLILLVLLGILTPNEALSGFSNSVVIMMIGLFIVGGGIFQTGLAKLASGKMLQLAGGSETRLLITVILATSLIGAFVSNTGTVAVMLPIVVSMAASANISPGRLLMPIAFASSMGGMLTLIGTPPNLVISETLAQAGFDELSFFSFTPIGIVCLLIGTGLLLLLSRLLPKEQGEGRGKRNARSLHELARQYQLSQNLYRVQAGDEATIVSRSLQELDIPNQYQVHIIEIRRRTSNKNPFFKTINQEIAGPATVIHDKDILYVYGPFHRVQAFAEACGLHLLDHRAAEIEQAAEPNTERYASDQIGIAEVLLPPNSPLLNLQVKQSGFREKYQLNILAIQRKGEYLLHQLKDEKIRFGDALLVQGTWKSIARLSREESDVVVVGQPLETAAAMPMNHKAPLAAGIMLFMIALLILEIFPAVISVMIAAVLMVATGCLRGMESAYKTINWESIVLIGGMIPMSIAIEKTGAAALLSQKLVLTLGNIGPFALLAGIYFTTSILTLFISNTACAVLVAPIAMTAAMQLGVNPHPYLFAVAIAASMCFAVPFSTPPNALVMSAGKYSFMDYIRVGLPLQLLLGIAMVALLPLFFPF
- a CDS encoding Rieske (2Fe-2S) protein, with amino-acid sequence MTDWLLAGTWEELQEQGAKVIKGGIAVFVHADEVYAVDNRCPHMGFPLHMGSLCDGILTCHWHHARFDVCSGGTLDPWADDVPVHRVKVEQGSVWVDPRPQVASCVEKQLRRLREGMEQNLSLVIAKSVVALVESGVPAADIARVGVEFGTTYRSAGWSSGLTILAAMVNVLPKLDKYGRILALYHGLASVARDCAGQPARFLQQPLPETEQQATEHLSAWYRRCMEVRDVRGAERVLASAIASGMEPNGLMSMMMTAVTDHFYMDGGHTLDFHNKAFEILQHIGSDSAVRVLSSLVPLPARAARSEELQHWQSPVNLVDPLREAFRELEGMTWSAAETPASTGGTPQEAEEEEQQLLALLLGDQPLQTIEALTHALRTGRSPVRLAQIIALAAAERITRFHTQNEFGDWITVLHTFTHAHAVHETLRRSANVFTVRAIYYAAVTVYLDRFLNVPAARRPNGEHAEANPNSTDPGWLLKLLDRQQQVAEAGEWLAQYLRQNGDIDALFNTLGHALLREDAEFHSYQMYEAASAEYDRWDTESGPLAAQAKQTMLLALTRYLAAHSPTARELPHTARIAWRLHRGEKLFEE
- a CDS encoding helix-turn-helix domain-containing protein — encoded protein: MSMAGQYRALRSEIDKKIKEKGYTLLKVSELSGVNQGHLSMVLNGNPPRPMTVEQLDKLAAAFGEEPGWLYDLYYEECFKSGNGKLRSGEERLSNKRVRSYLVRCAELDRLDYIESIIAKMLDTPRVALALLYDVAEELYAKGQVQAAVPFYQYVIENEKDNFAERLIMSHYRMFRASIGRDAQKNWEAVIAFSPYRKRLQEHLQLEALHYLGNVCYSLYQWRRAEQYADELRELATTVYQYMSRERKKGNDPKLSPSEFPLVAYYGEGYLMKGNVLERCKRYTEALQYVQGYENLDWFEVVDEAGLAFIEKFKLWARGNLYTLEVSRGNENAVDPYADYLAEHPAELLPGLNPILMSASEYGFCVDHVLDRFSKQICQLKDSGSIIYIERLLNFLYNYATYEFMRQRFDRGIDGILRCVKLSFLNNQPGSAYRSMMLFEKYRQYASEQQRKLYHSITDGSKTLHMYNHGAGLEV
- a CDS encoding aspartyl-phosphate phosphatase Spo0E family protein, translated to MEDVNKGGSCRMAERGALLHRNELSAPGGEWMMSRLEPEVEETDLQDLMCKIEQIRARMVHLAMENNDLLNERAIRESQRLDKYIVLFQKARYRNGSKQQRVGVLLHQ